One genomic window of Gossypium hirsutum isolate 1008001.06 chromosome D11, Gossypium_hirsutum_v2.1, whole genome shotgun sequence includes the following:
- the LOC107912475 gene encoding uncharacterized protein isoform X2: MASKFPDEPPRDTQGTDKGSIALREKRSRRVSFADREITSIHIFKRDDEYETRPDSTPKQASETEKEVTELFRDLVDSDDSTSGGDDEDDNDDVMSAGKLFLRPIDTPSPGGSSTVGSATSNDEDNFFGPVSANFIRSGRLSDSAASDDNHDITMDSTTFSMHFRSIARSESGDFDTSTGVPLPSEEKTPFQARTSSDLESSMVLTKVGKLKSPLAVPINGGSNDMSIVGESMHRYDYGRLSPALEALLAKGSEFNAIPASGSVRPKLLTSAVSHGNGNDCTEPLHFGDSELCTRNNNDISGKGTSIAHNSPVEATSDTTTTLAAKILRDCSSNSKDSPVADDFVDHQTPKQLNKGDNENSEVQSGTRVLNLESIAITNGTPVNRSSEAFQLELVRHFENGNQLPTIDGLNENFPQLHGSPLAGSIHSLSAKRQQILLDTTNSPRRMLFVTPSPKQSGSVLSKGSINEGGTVASILKSNSELKIPELSSCASAFSDGGPKSKLGSSKSLTSRALSFNTIMEEMNEDLQCQQENAFTNNGEEKLSGVGLKQGEKDCSGLGTPKNVSSLSQDGETTGLAKDEYNDKSTEIMAKITSPSKFTHSGKKATNHSLTPVDSADAALVASTFNSSPKDIAREISKDKRDTDTLYKLVSPLVNRLTEKLSSSTGHKDSLFGSLKLHNEDNIAIISRQECNSVETVPSSNNLTAKAENRTPPSAPLVDCLINTSAVKVVDERESNGFDLQNTFSTSMNFPEGPIRKLQSGGPGKNTQTAVERTQSSEHFIEEQMQASVYASPDAHARKNERSPQKSPFRKKQTQSPTSKDPSLCPCRKEMHNALHGDNMQLSVAKDVVSLNCSPNVHRIDDCLRRSNPSPVQDIQNISKRKRTSEEVVCVDVQHSDNNIQMQHGLKFCKVGEKNMDHTSEYSYGSIIENERIEGVKILMNQTDISLKLSADTNQLLSPCFDKLNIKMINKLEDKLLHQQKVNILELLCSEIQSQLCSSYNESCNILHKRVAETRQLLYRIVYGKAKMQLMHVKRERLLKQVELLRTGVRKSQMLKLNCAKHHSVSAEKDTKLGDNSCSVTFLDNLEGAGGKVSTMKREVEALEKKIKNLTKSFHIYCKIKGEQSSSGTIELVNDHLKKRTCCRFIRQDIQLWEVDNLQNRNGHHNIVLNYRGFISQSLTLNTGRGSSIFVANKLNDMNISKNFPNMDACFAFRSVFNHEPTKKYVGPKSLAQETQRTCSLLRNLLDVVEEVQIARLEIRNMTLNSFNSPSAKQLDLQFAFIDFDSGVKVTMTLDMTCLNCGVYPSDILPYQLQTSATGTENLALSAEIKAAVGNLRSGYSRIIRICRCVSQVIQSSGR, encoded by the exons ATGGCCTCCAAATTCCCCGACGAACCACCACGCGATACGCAGGGAACGGACAAAGGAAGCATCGCGCTCAGGGAGAAACGGTCGCGGCGCGTTAGCTTCGCCGACCGAGAGATCACCTCAATCCACATCTTCAAGCGCGATGATGAGTACGAGACCCGGCCAGACTCTACTCCAAAGCAGGCCTCTGAAACGGAAAAGGAAGTAACTGAGCTCTTTAGGGATTTGGTGGATAGTGATGACTCCACCAGTGGTGGCGACGACGAGGATGACAACGACGACGTTATGAGTGCCGGAAAGTTGTTCTTGAGGCCGATAGACACGCCATCTCCTGGTGGAAGTAGCACAGTTGGATCTGCTACCTCCAATGATG AAGATAATTTTTTTGGACCTGTGTCTGCAAACTTTATTCGATCTGGAAGGTTATCTGATTCTGCTGCTTCAGATGATAACCATGATATCACAATGGATTCGACAACATTTTCGATGCATTTTCGCAGCATTGCACGATCAGAATCAGGAGATTTCGATACTTCAACGGGAGTTCCTCTTCCATCTGAAGAAAAGACTCCTTTCCAAGCTAGAACATCTTCTGATCTGGAAAGTTCTATGGTGTTAACAAAAGTGGGGAAACTAAAGTCTCCATTGGCTGTACCTATTAATGGAGGTTCCAATGACATGAGTATTGTTGGAGAAAGCATGCATCGGTATGATTATGGGAGGCTCTCTCCTGCATTAGAAGCACTCTTGGCTAAAGGCAGTGAATTTAATGCCATCCCTGCTTCTGGTTCTGTTAGGCCAAAATTATTAACAAGTGCTGTATCTCATGGTAATGGTAATGACTGCACGGAACCCTTGCATTTTGGGGATTCAGAGCTCTGCACccgtaataataatgatatttcgGGTAAGGGCACTTCTATTGCTCATAACTCACCGGTTGAGGCAACGAGTGATACAACAACCACTCTTGCAGCTAAAATTTTGCGTGACTGCTCGTCAAACTCAAAGGATAGTCCAGTTGCTGATGATTTTGTTGATCATCAAACTCCTAAGCAGCTGAACAAA GGAGACAATGAGAATTCTGAAGTTCAGTCTGGAACACGTGTGTTGAATTTGGAGTCCATTGCTATCACTAATGGTACTCCAGTGAACCGGAGCAGTGAAGCTTTTCAGTTAGAGTTGGTCAGacattttgaaaatggaaatcaGCTGCCAACTATTGATGGGCTGAACGAAAATTTTCCTCAGCTGCATGGATCTCCATTAGCGGGGTCCATACATTCATTATCTGCTAAAAGACAACAAATTCTTCTGGATACTACTAATTCACCCAGACGTATGCTATTTGTTACTCCTTCACCAAAGCAATCAGGTTCTGTTTTGAGCAAGGGAAGTATAAATGAAGGTGGGACTGTGGCTTCCATTCTGAAAAGTAATTCTGAGTTAAAAATTCCAGAGCTTTCTTCCTGTGCTTCTGCTTTCAGTGATGGAGGTCCAAAGTCAAAACTTGGATCATCAAAGTCCCTTACTTCTAGAGCTTTGTCATTCAACACAATCATGGAGGAAATGAATGAGGATCTTCAGTGCCAACAGGAAAATGCCTTCACTAATAATGGAGAGGAGAAGTTGTCTGGTGTTGGTCTGAAGCAGGGGGAGAAAGATTGCAGTGGTCTTGGAACTCCAAAAAACGTTAGTAGTTTGAGCCAAGATGGAGAGACCACAGGACTTGCAAAAGATGAATATAATGACAAATCTACTGAAATAAtggctaaaattacttcaccttCTAAGTTCACTCACTCAGGAAAGAAAGCGACAAATCATTCGTTGACACCAGTAGATTCTGCAGATGCCGCACTAGTAGCTTCCACTTTTAATTCCTCGCCAAAGGATATTGCACGTGAAATCAGCAAAGATAAGAGAGATACTGATACACTTTATAAGCTTGTTTCTCCTCTAGTGAATAGGTTAACTGAGAAGTTGTCATCATCAACGGGGCATAAAGATAGTCTGTTTGGCAGTTTAAAGCTTCACAATGAGGATAATATTGCCATTATTTCTAGACAAGAGTGCAACTCGGTAGAAACCGTTCCTAGCAGTAACAATTTAACTGCAAAAGCTGAAAACAGAACACCACCAAGTGCACCGCTTGTTGACTGTTTGATAAACACTTCTGCAGTAAAAGTGGTGGATGAAAGAGAAAGTAATGGATTTGATTTGCAGAATACTTTCTCAACCTCAATGAACTTCCCTGAGGGGCCCATCAGGAAGCTGCAGTCAGGAGGCCCAGGGAAAAATACCCAGACTGCAGTTGAAAGAACCCAGTCCAGTGAACATTTTATCGAGGAACAGATGCAAGCTTCTGTTTATGCTTCCCCAGATGCACATGCAAGGAAAAATGAGAGGTCGCCTCAAAAG AGCCCCTTTAGAAAGAAGCAAACTCAGAGTCCCACTTCAAAAGATCCAAGTCTATGCCCCTGCAGGAAAGAAATGCATAATGCATTACATGGTGACAATATGCAACTCTCTGTTGCAAAAGATGTGGTATCTCTTAACTGCAGTCCAAATGTACACAGGATTGATGACTGTCTTCGAAGATCTAACCCTAGTCCTGTCCAAGACATCCAGaacatttcaaaaagaaaaaggactagTGAAGAAGTAGTTTGTGTAGATGTGCAACATTCAGATAATAATATCCAAATGCAGCATGGTCTGAAATTTTGTAAAGTTGGAGAGAAAAATATGGACCACACATCAGAATATTCTTATGGAAGTATCATAGAAAATGAAAGGATTGAAGGTGTCAAGATATTGATGAATCAGACTGAT ATTTCTCTCAAACTATCAGCAGATACAAATCAGCTACTGTCTCCATGTTTTgataaactaaatataaaaatg ATAAACAAGTTGGAAGATAAATTGCTTCATCAGCAGAAGGTTAATATATTAGAGTTGCTTTGTTCTGAAATCCAATCCCAGCTTTGCTCA TCATACAATGAATCCTGCAATATTCTACATAAAAG GGTAGCTGAAACAAGACAATTGCTCTATAGAATAGTCTATGGAAAGGCTAAAATGCAGTTGATGCATGTGAAGCGTGAAAGATTGCTG AAACAGGTAGAGTTACTAAGAACCGGAGTTCGGAAGTCTCAAATGTTGAAGTTAAATTGTGCCAAACATCATTCTGTTTCTGCTGAAAAGGACACTAAACTTGGCGATAATTCATGTTCAGTTACATTCTTGGACAACCTTGAG GGAGCCGGTGGTAAAGTTAGCACAATGAAGCGTGAAGTTGAAGCtctggaaaagaaaataaaaaatttaaccaagTCTTTTCACATTTACTGCAAGATAAAAGGAGAACAGAGTTCTTCTGGCACTATTGAATTGGTCAATGATCATCTAAAGAAGAGAACTTGTTGCAGATTTATACGCCAGGATATTCAA TTGTGGGAGGTTGACAATTTGCAGAACAGGAATGGCCATCACAATATTGTTCTCAACTACCGTGGGTTTATCAGTCAGAG TCTCACGTTAAATACTGGTCGAGGTTCAAGCATTTTTGTTGCAAacaaattgaatgatatgaacaTCAGTAAG AACTTCCCAAACATGGATGCTTGCTTTGCATTTCGTTCTGTCTTTAACCATGAACCGACAAAGAAGTATGTTGGCCCCAAAAGTTTGGCACAGGAAACACAA AGAACCTGTTCACTTTTAAGAAATTTGCTTGATGTGGTTGAGGAAGTACAGATAGCACGGTTAGAGATTAGAAATATGACTCTAAATAGCTTTAATTCTCCATCAG CTAAGCAGCTGGATTTGCAGTTTGCTTTCATTGATTTTGACAGTGGTGTAAAGGTGACAATGACTCTTGACATGACTTGTTTGAACTG TGGAGTTTATCCTTCAGATATCCTACCTTATCAGTTACAGACTTCTGCCACTGGGACCGAAAATCTAGCACTCTCAGCTGAAATTAAAGCAGCAGTTGGGAACCTTAGATCTGGATATTCGAGGATTATAAGGATCTGTAGGTGTGTTTCCCAGGTGATTCAATCTTCAGGCAGGTGA